One stretch of Nitrosococcus watsonii C-113 DNA includes these proteins:
- a CDS encoding AmpG family muropeptide MFS transporter: MCVIFSGRMLVVSLMGFSSGLPLLLTGSVLQAWMQQEGVDLGTIGLFALVGLPYTLKFLWAPFLDRYSLGGMGRRRGWLLRVQIGLILALMGLSLTEPAANPIDVAAAALLVAFFSATQDIVIDAHRRESLADHELGLGSSLYVNGYRVGLLLASGGGLILADYMPFHQVYQLLALTMLIGVLTTLLAPEPTIAAETPKTFHEAVIAPFLEYFRRPNAFLILLFILLYKIGDIMASHMSMPFYLDQGYSKTEIGAIVKGFGFWATVLGGLTGGVVMLRLGIYRALWAFGLLQSISTAGFVALGAYGYSLSGLTAVITFENVSGGMGTAAYVAFMSSLTNKKFTATQYALLSSLMGIPRVIVAAPTGFLATNFGWVVFFSCCALMAIPGLLLLRRFRSW, translated from the coding sequence TTGTGCGTTATTTTCTCAGGACGCATGTTGGTGGTTTCCTTGATGGGGTTTTCCAGTGGCCTGCCCCTTTTGCTCACCGGTTCAGTATTGCAGGCATGGATGCAACAAGAAGGTGTGGATTTAGGAACTATCGGTTTGTTTGCTCTGGTGGGGTTACCCTATACGCTTAAGTTCCTATGGGCTCCTTTTTTGGATCGCTACTCACTCGGTGGTATGGGACGCCGCCGGGGCTGGTTGTTACGAGTGCAAATCGGGCTCATCCTCGCCCTGATGGGGCTGAGTTTAACAGAACCTGCCGCCAACCCCATAGACGTTGCCGCTGCCGCCTTGCTAGTGGCCTTCTTCTCCGCCACCCAGGATATCGTGATTGACGCCCATCGCCGGGAAAGTTTAGCCGATCATGAACTAGGTTTAGGATCCTCCCTTTACGTTAATGGTTATCGAGTAGGGTTGCTATTGGCCTCTGGCGGAGGATTAATCCTTGCTGATTATATGCCTTTTCACCAAGTTTACCAGTTACTAGCGCTAACCATGTTAATTGGCGTACTCACTACCCTGCTAGCGCCAGAGCCGACCATTGCTGCTGAGACTCCTAAAACATTCCATGAAGCCGTTATAGCGCCTTTTCTAGAATATTTTCGCCGTCCTAATGCCTTTTTGATTCTACTCTTTATTCTGCTTTATAAAATCGGCGATATCATGGCGAGCCACATGAGCATGCCCTTCTATTTAGACCAAGGCTATTCCAAGACTGAGATCGGCGCCATTGTTAAAGGATTTGGGTTTTGGGCTACAGTTTTGGGCGGTCTGACGGGGGGGGTTGTAATGCTACGATTAGGTATCTACCGGGCGCTATGGGCGTTTGGCCTGCTGCAAAGCATTTCTACCGCCGGTTTTGTCGCGCTTGGCGCTTATGGCTATAGCCTGTCAGGTCTTACTGCCGTTATCACCTTTGAAAATGTGAGCGGTGGTATGGGAACGGCTGCTTATGTGGCGTTTATGTCGAGTCTGACAAACAAGAAATTTACTGCCACCCAGTATGCCTTGCTTTCTAGCCTAATGGGGATTCCCCGCGTTATTGTGGCGGCACCAACCGGTTTTCTTGCCACCAATTTTGGATGGGTGGTATTTTTTTCCTGCTGTGCTTTGATGGCAATTCCAGGGCTACTTTTATTACGCCGCTTTCGGTCTTGGTAG
- a CDS encoding sulfite exporter TauE/SafE family protein has translation MHWFDQGALFLISLLANLFSAFSGGGAGLVQLPALIFLGLPFGIALATHKVASVALGIGATLRHLREETLERRFALFILAWGLPGVILGANVILKIPTRTAEFALGCLTLSLGVYSFLKPNLGQAPHLLNRHWRGYLVGGGTLFFIGILNGSLTSGTGLFVTLWLVRWFGLDYKRAVAYTLALVGLFWNGAGALTLGWLGNIQWTWLPALLIGSLLGGYLGAHLSIVKGNRWIKRGFEIVTLLIGLKLIAG, from the coding sequence ATGCATTGGTTTGATCAAGGCGCTTTATTTCTCATTTCCCTGCTAGCTAATTTATTTTCGGCCTTCAGCGGAGGTGGAGCAGGGCTAGTGCAGTTGCCGGCATTAATTTTCCTGGGCCTGCCCTTTGGTATCGCGCTAGCAACCCACAAGGTAGCGTCCGTCGCCCTAGGTATCGGCGCTACTCTCCGGCACTTGAGAGAAGAGACCTTAGAGCGTCGATTTGCCCTCTTTATTCTGGCCTGGGGTTTACCGGGAGTTATCCTCGGAGCGAATGTAATTCTCAAAATTCCCACCCGCACAGCAGAGTTTGCACTGGGTTGTTTAACGCTAAGTTTGGGAGTCTATTCTTTCCTCAAACCGAATCTGGGACAAGCCCCTCATCTTTTAAACCGCCACTGGCGAGGCTATTTAGTAGGTGGCGGCACTTTATTCTTCATCGGCATTTTAAACGGCTCTTTAACTTCAGGCACCGGACTCTTTGTCACTCTTTGGTTAGTGAGATGGTTTGGTTTAGACTATAAGCGGGCGGTGGCTTATACATTGGCGTTAGTCGGCTTGTTTTGGAATGGCGCAGGAGCCTTAACGCTAGGATGGCTCGGCAATATCCAATGGACTTGGCTACCAGCTTTGCTCATAGGTTCTTTGCTGGGAGGGTATTTAGGTGCTCATCTTTCTATTGTCAAAGGTAACCGCTGGATTAAGCGAGGCTTTGAAATAGTGACCTTACTCATTGGGCTCAAATTGATTGCGGGTTAA
- the proC gene encoding pyrroline-5-carboxylate reductase, with translation MSEQTLAFIGGGNMAASLIGGLVADGRDAQAIWVADPDRRKLDALHERFGVNTAPDNIQVAQDAAIIVLAVKPQQLRSVVTQLKNVATLSQPLWLTIAAGIGTPDVEAWLGGPAPIVRAMPNTPALVQAGATALFANPHTSPNQRQTAESVLRAVGLTLWLNDENLMEVVTALSGGGPAYFFLVMEAMEKAAIDLGLESNTARLLTLETAFGAAKMALKSEEGCASLRQRVTSPGGTTERAIAALEEANIRKAFARALQAARDRARELAQELGSKHA, from the coding sequence ATGAGCGAACAAACTCTTGCCTTTATTGGTGGTGGCAATATGGCGGCGAGTCTCATAGGCGGCTTAGTTGCCGATGGCCGTGATGCCCAAGCCATCTGGGTCGCCGATCCAGATCGGCGTAAGCTAGACGCCCTTCATGAGCGTTTCGGCGTTAATACCGCGCCCGATAATATCCAGGTGGCGCAAGATGCAGCTATAATCGTGTTGGCGGTTAAGCCGCAACAGTTAAGAAGCGTAGTCACCCAGCTTAAAAATGTGGCTACCCTTTCCCAGCCCCTTTGGCTCACTATTGCTGCGGGAATCGGAACTCCGGATGTAGAAGCTTGGCTTGGGGGTCCAGCGCCTATCGTACGAGCGATGCCTAACACTCCGGCATTGGTTCAGGCGGGAGCCACGGCCTTATTTGCCAATCCCCATACCAGCCCGAATCAACGGCAAACGGCAGAGTCCGTGCTGCGAGCGGTGGGGCTAACCTTGTGGTTAAACGACGAAAATCTCATGGAGGTGGTGACGGCCCTATCGGGCGGTGGACCTGCCTATTTCTTTCTAGTGATGGAAGCAATGGAAAAAGCTGCTATCGATTTGGGTTTAGAGTCCAATACTGCGCGCTTATTAACGCTTGAAACCGCTTTTGGAGCCGCTAAAATGGCCCTGAAAAGCGAAGAAGGCTGCGCCAGCTTGCGGCAGCGAGTTACCTCACCGGGAGGCACCACTGAGCGGGCTATTGCCGCTTTGGAGGAGGCCAACATCCGGAAAGCCTTCGCTCGCGCCTTGCAAGCTGCCCGCGATCGCGCCCGAGAGCTAGCCCAAGAACTTGGAAGCAAGCATGCCTAA
- the hemE gene encoding uroporphyrinogen decarboxylase, protein MVELKNDRFLRALLRQPVDRTPVWIMRQAGRYLPEYREVRAKAGDFLTLCTTPELACEVTLQPLHRFDLDAAIIFSDILTIPHAMGLGLYFSKGEGPRFERPVRTNNQVSALGVPDPESDLGYVMEALRLTRRELDGRVPLIGFSGSPWTLACYMVEGGSSKDFALIKGLMFEQPQVMHHLLEVLAQAVTVYLNAQIAAGAQAVMLFDSWGGALSHRDYQDFSLSYMARIVEGLMRENEGRQVPVILFTKGGGLWLEAMVEAGCDALGVDWTVDLAKARMRVGKQVALQGNMDPCVLYASSARVRREVSEIIKAYGAGSGHIFNLGHGIHPTVKPEKVTALVDAVHELSVPYHTYK, encoded by the coding sequence ATGGTTGAGTTAAAAAATGATCGTTTTCTCCGGGCGTTGTTACGGCAGCCGGTGGACCGAACTCCGGTTTGGATCATGCGCCAGGCAGGGCGTTATCTCCCCGAATATCGGGAAGTGCGTGCTAAAGCTGGGGATTTTTTGACCTTATGTACAACGCCAGAGCTGGCTTGCGAAGTGACTTTGCAACCGCTGCACCGTTTTGACCTGGATGCTGCTATTATTTTTTCTGATATTCTCACCATTCCGCATGCCATGGGGTTGGGACTGTATTTTTCCAAAGGTGAAGGGCCTCGCTTTGAACGGCCGGTAAGAACTAACAACCAAGTCTCTGCCCTTGGGGTTCCAGATCCAGAATCGGATTTAGGTTATGTCATGGAAGCTCTCCGATTAACCCGAAGAGAGCTAGATGGGCGCGTGCCTCTCATCGGTTTTTCTGGCAGTCCCTGGACCTTAGCGTGCTATATGGTGGAGGGAGGATCAAGTAAGGATTTTGCCCTAATCAAGGGACTGATGTTTGAGCAACCTCAGGTAATGCACCACCTACTAGAAGTTCTTGCCCAGGCTGTTACAGTCTATCTTAACGCCCAGATAGCAGCGGGTGCACAGGCCGTAATGCTCTTCGATAGCTGGGGTGGAGCGTTAAGCCACCGAGACTATCAGGACTTCTCTCTTTCTTATATGGCCCGGATCGTGGAGGGCTTAATGCGAGAAAACGAGGGTCGGCAAGTACCAGTGATTTTATTTACCAAAGGGGGAGGGCTTTGGCTGGAGGCAATGGTCGAGGCAGGCTGTGATGCTCTAGGGGTTGATTGGACCGTGGACCTCGCTAAAGCGCGAATGCGGGTAGGAAAGCAAGTAGCCCTGCAAGGGAACATGGACCCTTGCGTGCTTTATGCCTCCAGCGCACGGGTACGCCGGGAGGTAAGCGAAATCATTAAAGCTTATGGTGCTGGTAGCGGCCATATTTTTAATCTTGGGCATGGAATTCATCCTACGGTAAAGCCTGAGAAAGTAACGGCCCTTGTGGATGCGGTCCATGAACTGAGTGTGCCATACCATACCTATAAGTGA
- a CDS encoding type IV pilus twitching motility protein PilT, whose protein sequence is MDIAELLAFSVKNSASDLHISAGLPPMIRVDGDVRRINLPPMEHKDVHAMIYDIMNDKQRKDYEEFLETDFSFEIPGLARFRVNAFNQNRGAAAVFRTIPSQVLTLEELDTPAVFKDIADNPRGVVLVTGPTGSGKSTTLAAMVNYKNENDFAHILTIEDPIEFVHESKKSLINQREVHRDTHGFSEALRSALREDPDIILVGELRDLETIRLALTAAETGHLVFGTLHTSSAAKTIDRIIDVFPAAEKDMVRSMLSESLRAVISQTLLKKFGGGRVAAHEIMIGNPAIRNLIREDKIPQMYSAIQTGQGAGMQTLDQCLSGLLRRNIVTKQEAAKKAVNKELFQSM, encoded by the coding sequence ATGGATATCGCTGAACTGCTTGCCTTTAGTGTCAAGAATTCTGCCTCCGATTTACATATCTCGGCGGGACTCCCACCAATGATCCGGGTAGATGGCGACGTGCGCCGAATTAACTTACCGCCTATGGAACACAAGGATGTCCATGCCATGATCTACGATATCATGAATGACAAGCAGCGTAAGGATTATGAAGAATTTCTTGAGACCGACTTTTCCTTCGAAATCCCTGGATTAGCCCGTTTCCGCGTGAATGCGTTCAATCAGAATCGTGGGGCGGCGGCGGTATTCCGCACCATTCCCTCCCAGGTGCTCACCCTTGAAGAACTTGATACTCCCGCCGTATTTAAGGATATTGCCGATAATCCCCGGGGGGTGGTGCTAGTAACTGGACCTACCGGTTCTGGCAAATCGACCACCTTAGCGGCCATGGTAAATTATAAAAACGAGAATGATTTTGCTCACATTTTAACCATCGAAGATCCCATCGAATTTGTCCACGAGAGTAAAAAAAGCCTAATTAATCAACGGGAGGTCCATCGAGATACCCACGGCTTTAGCGAAGCGCTGCGTTCGGCATTGCGGGAAGACCCTGATATTATTCTGGTAGGTGAATTGCGAGATCTTGAAACTATTCGCCTCGCATTGACGGCGGCAGAGACGGGTCATTTAGTCTTTGGCACCTTGCATACCAGTTCCGCAGCCAAGACTATTGATCGTATTATTGATGTATTCCCCGCTGCGGAGAAAGATATGGTGCGCTCTATGCTCTCCGAATCCCTGCGGGCCGTAATTTCTCAGACTCTCCTTAAAAAATTTGGCGGTGGCCGGGTTGCTGCCCACGAGATCATGATTGGCAATCCGGCTATTCGTAATCTCATCCGTGAAGATAAGATCCCTCAAATGTATTCTGCCATCCAAACGGGCCAAGGGGCAGGTATGCAGACTCTGGATCAGTGCCTGTCAGGCTTACTCCGTCGCAATATCGTCACTAAGCAGGAGGCAGCCAAGAAAGCCGTAAACAAAGAGCTTTTCCAGTCGATGTAA
- a CDS encoding YggT family protein, giving the protein MPNDYLTIPLIFLINTLFSLYILAVMLRLLLQSVRANSRNPVAQFLITITQPLLRPLRRFLPPMGNIDTASLFLLLVLTMVKLTIISSLALSVPPLPVLLLASIGDLVGLIFDVFKIAIFIQVILSWVAPTTYNPVTILLYDLTEPLLRPARNLVPSIGGLDLSPLVVLIALQVASMLIEPWFPRII; this is encoded by the coding sequence ATGCCTAACGATTATTTAACTATCCCCTTGATTTTTCTGATTAATACTCTTTTTAGCCTCTATATTTTGGCGGTGATGCTACGCCTATTACTGCAATCGGTACGGGCCAACTCCCGTAATCCGGTGGCACAGTTTTTGATTACTATTACCCAACCTCTCCTTCGTCCTCTGCGCCGTTTTTTGCCCCCTATGGGCAATATTGATACGGCTTCCTTGTTCCTGCTTCTCGTGCTTACGATGGTTAAATTAACCATCATCTCAAGCTTGGCTCTAAGTGTACCTCCACTACCGGTTTTGTTACTGGCAAGCATCGGCGATCTAGTCGGTCTGATCTTTGATGTTTTCAAAATCGCCATTTTTATCCAAGTTATCCTGAGCTGGGTAGCACCCACTACTTATAATCCGGTTACTATACTCTTATACGATCTCACCGAGCCCCTATTACGGCCCGCCCGGAATTTAGTGCCGTCCATCGGAGGTTTGGATTTGTCGCCATTAGTAGTTTTGATTGCTCTACAGGTGGCCTCCATGCTCATTGAGCCTTGGTTTCCCCGCATTATCTAA
- a CDS encoding DNA topoisomerase I, producing the protein MSKNVVVVESPAKAKTIKKYLGKNFEVLASYGHVRDLMPKEGAVDPEHGFKMKYQAIEKNGRHVNAIAKALKSADSLLLATDPDREGEAISWHLLELLKEEGVLEDKAIQRVVFYEITSQAVNEAVAHPRDISLDLVNAQQARRALDYLVGFNLSPLLWKKIRRGLSAGRVQSPALRLICEREKEIDAFKVREYWTLEADAAAAKQPFVAKLTHLDGRKLTQFDIENKDQALALVERLTKAAAGELWVIKVERKQRRRNPAAPFITSTLQQEASRKLGFSAKRTMSVAQQLYEGVDIGDGAMGLITYMRTDSVNLANEAVGEIRNFIAERFGQNSLPVKSRTFKTRAKNAQEAHEAVRPTSVYRVPEALKPYLKPEQFKLYQLIWRRTIACQMNHATIDAVAVDLDTQKAAPERGEDARGNIFRATGSTVVDPGFMAVYQEGRDDAKGEEEQRKLPPMKEGDRVALLQIRPEQHFTEPPPRYTEASLVRALEEFGIGRPSTYATIISTLQQRDYTVLESKRFQPTDVGRVVNRFLTEHFNPYVDYDFTARLEDELDAISRGEKVWIPVLEEFWGPFSARIQEKEQNVSREEAVQARELGVDPQSSRPVSVRMGRYGPYIQIGSKEDEEKPRFAGLQPGQKMDAITLEEALALFKLPRELGFTPGGERVSVNIGRFGPYVKYDNKYVSLRGEDPHTIPLERALVLIEEKRQADANRVIKVFPDSGIQVLNGRYGPYVTDGERNVRVPKEQAPEELSLEQAQTLIHEAPVKRARRKAGSRKKAKG; encoded by the coding sequence ATGAGTAAAAATGTGGTTGTTGTGGAGTCCCCAGCCAAAGCTAAAACTATTAAGAAATATTTGGGGAAAAACTTTGAAGTGCTGGCTTCCTATGGACACGTGCGGGATTTGATGCCCAAGGAGGGCGCGGTCGATCCTGAGCATGGGTTTAAAATGAAGTATCAGGCCATTGAAAAGAATGGTCGTCATGTAAATGCTATTGCCAAGGCATTGAAAAGTGCTGATTCTCTTCTTCTTGCCACTGATCCAGATAGGGAAGGGGAGGCGATTTCTTGGCACCTTCTCGAGCTTCTTAAGGAGGAGGGGGTCTTGGAGGATAAAGCTATCCAGCGAGTAGTGTTCTACGAAATTACCTCACAGGCGGTTAACGAGGCTGTCGCTCATCCTCGTGATATTTCCTTGGATTTGGTTAATGCCCAGCAGGCACGGCGCGCTTTAGATTATCTGGTAGGGTTTAATCTCTCTCCGCTACTCTGGAAAAAGATTCGCCGCGGCCTGTCTGCTGGACGGGTACAAAGCCCAGCACTGCGTTTAATCTGCGAGCGGGAGAAAGAGATAGATGCCTTTAAAGTTCGAGAGTATTGGACGTTGGAGGCAGATGCAGCGGCAGCCAAGCAGCCATTTGTTGCCAAACTAACCCATTTGGATGGTAGAAAACTAACCCAGTTTGATATTGAAAATAAAGATCAGGCTTTGGCGCTTGTGGAACGGCTGACCAAGGCGGCAGCAGGCGAGTTGTGGGTGATCAAGGTAGAGCGTAAGCAGCGCCGCCGCAATCCAGCAGCACCCTTCATTACTTCCACGTTACAGCAGGAAGCCTCCCGTAAGCTTGGTTTTTCTGCTAAGCGGACTATGAGCGTAGCCCAACAGCTCTATGAAGGGGTTGATATTGGGGATGGGGCGATGGGCTTGATTACTTATATGCGAACTGATTCGGTCAATCTGGCGAATGAGGCCGTGGGAGAAATTCGCAATTTCATTGCAGAGCGGTTTGGACAAAATAGCTTACCGGTTAAATCGAGGACCTTTAAAACCCGGGCCAAGAATGCTCAAGAAGCCCATGAAGCTGTCCGGCCTACGTCGGTATACCGGGTTCCCGAGGCACTCAAACCCTACCTAAAACCCGAACAGTTCAAGCTTTATCAGCTTATTTGGCGCCGCACGATTGCTTGCCAGATGAATCATGCCACCATTGATGCTGTGGCGGTAGATTTGGACACTCAAAAGGCAGCGCCAGAAAGGGGAGAGGATGCCCGCGGCAATATTTTCCGGGCTACCGGTTCGACGGTGGTTGATCCCGGCTTTATGGCCGTATATCAGGAAGGTCGGGATGATGCCAAGGGGGAAGAGGAACAGCGGAAGTTGCCTCCCATGAAGGAAGGAGATAGAGTAGCGCTGTTACAGATACGCCCGGAGCAGCATTTCACCGAGCCGCCACCCCGCTATACCGAGGCTAGTCTGGTGCGTGCCTTGGAAGAATTTGGTATTGGGCGCCCATCTACATATGCCACTATCATTTCAACCCTCCAGCAACGGGATTACACTGTCTTGGAAAGCAAGCGTTTCCAGCCAACGGATGTGGGACGGGTCGTTAACCGCTTTCTGACGGAGCATTTTAATCCTTATGTAGACTATGATTTCACCGCTCGCTTAGAAGATGAACTAGATGCCATTTCTCGTGGGGAGAAAGTGTGGATTCCAGTGTTGGAGGAATTTTGGGGGCCATTTTCTGCACGGATACAAGAAAAAGAACAAAACGTTAGTCGGGAAGAAGCCGTCCAGGCTCGGGAATTAGGAGTTGATCCCCAAAGTAGCCGTCCGGTATCGGTGCGCATGGGACGTTATGGACCTTATATCCAGATTGGTTCCAAGGAGGATGAAGAAAAGCCCCGCTTTGCCGGTTTGCAGCCAGGCCAAAAAATGGATGCTATCACCTTAGAAGAAGCGTTGGCATTGTTTAAATTACCGCGAGAGCTGGGATTTACACCGGGAGGCGAACGAGTTAGCGTTAATATTGGGCGCTTTGGGCCTTATGTAAAATACGATAATAAATATGTTTCTCTGCGGGGAGAAGATCCCCATACTATTCCTTTGGAACGGGCGCTAGTGCTTATCGAGGAGAAGAGACAGGCTGATGCTAATCGGGTGATTAAGGTGTTTCCCGATAGTGGAATTCAAGTGCTTAATGGGCGTTACGGCCCTTATGTAACTGATGGCGAGCGCAACGTCCGCGTTCCCAAGGAGCAAGCGCCTGAGGAGCTTAGTCTGGAACAAGCGCAAACCCTTATCCATGAAGCACCGGTGAAACGAGCGCGCCGTAAAGCTGGAAGCCGGAAGAAAGCTAAAGGCTGA
- a CDS encoding IS630 transposase-related protein, with translation MRYFLDFRKNVVSFIEEGGSRREAGRLFKISRNTLYRWWTSEGLCPKRHGPRYRKLDKAALKGHVQDYPDAKLSERGAHFGVHTRAIGSSLRQKKSA, from the coding sequence ATGAGGTATTTCTTAGACTTTCGTAAAAATGTGGTGAGCTTTATCGAAGAGGGCGGAAGCCGGAGAGAAGCCGGGCGCCTATTCAAAATATCCCGTAACACACTATATCGCTGGTGGACGAGTGAAGGTTTATGCCCTAAGCGGCATGGGCCTCGTTATCGAAAGCTGGATAAGGCGGCATTAAAGGGCCATGTTCAGGATTATCCTGATGCTAAACTTTCAGAGCGCGGCGCTCACTTTGGCGTTCATACCCGTGCAATTGGGTCCAGTCTGCGCCAGAAAAAAAGCGCGTAG
- a CDS encoding DUF167 domain-containing protein: MTAQWYCWQQEALIVQIRLQPRARGDEVIGPHGNRLKIRITAPPVEGKANTQLLRFLVKTFQVSRNQVYLLSGTASRDKRVRIEKPAKLLPGITPPIRKIVS; this comes from the coding sequence ATGACGGCTCAATGGTATTGCTGGCAGCAGGAGGCGTTAATTGTCCAGATACGCCTCCAGCCCAGGGCTAGAGGCGATGAAGTTATTGGCCCCCATGGGAATCGGCTAAAAATTCGAATTACCGCACCCCCGGTAGAAGGCAAGGCTAACACTCAACTGCTCCGCTTCTTGGTTAAAACCTTCCAGGTCAGCAGAAACCAAGTCTATCTACTTTCAGGAACCGCTAGCCGGGACAAACGGGTGCGCATTGAGAAACCAGCTAAATTGCTGCCAGGTATCACCCCTCCTATTCGCAAAATAGTAAGTTAG
- the pyrE gene encoding orotate phosphoribosyltransferase has product MKSYQNEFIKFAIEKGVLRFGEFTLKSGRMSPYFFNSGLFNSGASLARLGRFYAQAIADSGLAFEVLFGPAYKGIPLVTATAIALMEQHGWDIEYAFNRKEIKDHGEGGKVVGSPLKGARVLIVDDVISAGTSVRESAALIHAAGAALTGVAISLDRQERGQGKQSAVQEVEAQHGIPVVSITCLDHLIRHLEGKPGMKEHLNKMQAYKKQYGVERIFNPQSI; this is encoded by the coding sequence ATGAAGAGCTACCAAAACGAATTTATTAAGTTTGCGATCGAAAAGGGAGTGCTGCGCTTTGGGGAGTTCACCCTGAAGTCCGGTCGGATGAGCCCCTACTTTTTTAATAGCGGATTATTCAATAGCGGTGCAAGCCTGGCCCGGCTAGGTCGTTTCTACGCCCAAGCCATTGCTGACTCGGGACTTGCTTTCGAGGTGCTTTTTGGACCGGCTTATAAAGGCATCCCCTTAGTGACAGCTACAGCTATTGCATTGATGGAACAACATGGATGGGATATAGAGTACGCGTTTAATCGCAAAGAGATCAAGGATCATGGGGAAGGAGGAAAGGTGGTGGGGAGTCCACTTAAAGGCGCTCGGGTTCTAATCGTCGACGATGTTATTTCCGCCGGCACCTCAGTACGAGAATCGGCTGCTCTTATCCATGCCGCAGGGGCTGCACTCACGGGTGTAGCGATTTCCTTGGACCGCCAGGAGCGGGGTCAAGGGAAACAATCTGCTGTCCAAGAGGTAGAAGCCCAGCATGGTATTCCCGTAGTGAGCATTACCTGTCTAGACCATCTGATTCGCCATTTAGAAGGGAAGCCGGGAATGAAAGAACATTTAAATAAAATGCAAGCCTATAAAAAACAATATGGAGTAGAGCGGATTTTTAACCCGCAATCAATTTGA
- a CDS encoding YggS family pyridoxal phosphate-dependent enzyme, whose amino-acid sequence MAQIALQLAEIYTRIAQAERRFGRSEGSVSLVAASKTCPVSAIRAAVVGGQRAFGENYLQEALPKIKELETEGLEWHFIGPIQSNKTRDIATHFDWVHSVARLKIAQRLSQQRPPELAPLNVCLQVNISGESSKSGTTTQELAELAAAVTEMPQLSLRGLMTLPALNSDFEAQRRPFRALHQLWEELRQKGFALDSLSMGMTDDLEAAIAEGATLVRVGTAIFGSRPRKDR is encoded by the coding sequence ATGGCCCAAATTGCACTGCAATTAGCAGAAATTTACACTCGTATCGCCCAGGCTGAACGGCGCTTTGGTCGTTCTGAAGGAAGTGTATCCCTGGTAGCAGCTAGTAAAACCTGTCCGGTTTCCGCAATCCGCGCTGCAGTAGTCGGTGGACAGCGGGCTTTTGGAGAAAACTATCTCCAAGAGGCTTTACCAAAAATTAAAGAATTGGAAACGGAAGGTTTAGAATGGCATTTCATTGGCCCAATTCAATCCAATAAAACCCGGGATATTGCCACCCACTTTGATTGGGTTCATAGCGTTGCCCGTCTAAAAATTGCTCAGCGCCTGAGTCAGCAGCGGCCGCCGGAATTAGCGCCCCTAAATGTCTGCTTGCAGGTGAATATTAGTGGTGAAAGTTCTAAATCTGGCACTACTACTCAGGAACTTGCTGAATTAGCCGCAGCGGTTACTGAAATGCCCCAGCTTTCCTTGCGGGGCTTGATGACTTTACCTGCCCTCAATTCTGACTTCGAGGCCCAACGTCGACCTTTTCGGGCCTTGCACCAGTTATGGGAGGAGCTTCGACAGAAGGGATTCGCACTAGACAGTTTATCCATGGGCATGACGGATGATCTAGAAGCTGCAATTGCGGAAGGTGCCACGCTGGTGCGGGTCGGTACGGCAATATTCGGTTCCCGACCAAGAAAAGACCGTTAA
- the purE gene encoding 5-(carboxyamino)imidazole ribonucleotide mutase, producing the protein MNNPFVAVLMGSESDLPIMQATLDVLKTLEVPFEVRISSAHRTPEATAHYVKEADARGCGVFIAAAGLAAHLAGAVAANTLKPVIGVPMEGGPLKGMDALLSTVQMPGGVPVACVAIGKPGAKNAAYLAAQILGITDTALAQRLLSDRQAMAEAILAKANILEHHS; encoded by the coding sequence ATGAACAACCCTTTTGTTGCTGTGCTGATGGGATCGGAATCGGATTTACCTATTATGCAGGCTACCTTGGACGTATTAAAAACATTAGAAGTGCCCTTTGAAGTGCGGATTAGTTCTGCCCACCGAACTCCAGAAGCTACCGCTCATTATGTTAAAGAAGCGGATGCCCGTGGTTGTGGTGTGTTTATTGCTGCGGCCGGGTTAGCAGCCCATCTTGCCGGCGCCGTAGCCGCCAATACCTTAAAGCCGGTAATTGGGGTACCTATGGAGGGGGGGCCATTAAAGGGAATGGATGCTTTATTGTCCACGGTACAGATGCCTGGGGGCGTTCCTGTGGCTTGCGTGGCTATTGGTAAGCCAGGAGCAAAAAACGCCGCTTATTTGGCAGCCCAAATTTTAGGAATCACAGATACTGCTCTAGCTCAGCGTCTTCTTTCGGATCGCCAAGCCATGGCTGAAGCTATCCTCGCTAAAGCCAATATTCTGGAGCACCATTCCTGA